One Panicum virgatum strain AP13 chromosome 9K, P.virgatum_v5, whole genome shotgun sequence genomic region harbors:
- the LOC120648048 gene encoding uncharacterized protein LOC120648048 produces the protein MAAAAAPPYPGSARARPRRLTGDYIIAALAPHIRFADHLAHRLVCRSWRRSCRLIGRAPPPFPWLMLPSPAASGPAPGPGASQRRVFYDIPGGRSYAYPVPASCRYVASRAGWLVLAASDPPLRFVVLNPITSMRLVVSWPFGEEPTEGFHAVLTASLADPAACFLAVATDRLVKYCRPTLGGGDWTTLRAPGFRYDTACSDLVSVGTMLYLMDERRKLWRADLAAAEPKVERRDTSFVLPPGERWRHYLVESLGHVLLVVSDDHHKRIGLYRLNWDARLWVPMPASGLGHGVLLLGRGCSAAVPASAAAGRLPGAVLVVRQPWRSTFLHTGLNFSADVGGEQPWFWTESRLGAGLDDDQLVMRKTVPHRPGKFITGDSFWFFPAIDQSDCP, from the coding sequence atggcggcggcggcggcgccgccctacCCCGGGAGCGCTAgggctcgcccccgccgcctcaCCGGCGACTACATCATCGCCGCGCTGGCGCCCCACATCCGCTTCGCCGACCACCTCGCCCACCGCCTCGTCTGCCGCTCCTGGCGGCGCTCCTGCCGCCTCATCGGCCGGGCGCCCCCGCCCTTCCCGTGGCTCATGCTCCCGTCGCCCGCCGCGAGCGGGCCCGCCCCGGGCCCCGGCGCCTCGCAGCGCCGGGTCTTCTACGACATCCCCGGCGGGAGGTCCTACGCGTACCCGGTTCCCGCGTCCTGCCGCTACGTCGCGAGCCGCGCCGGGTGGCTCGTCCTGGCCGCCTCGGACCCGCCGCTCCGGTTCGTCGTGCTCAACCCCATCACCTCCATGCGGCTGGTCGTCTCGTGGCCGTTCGGGGAGGAACCCACCGAGGGGTTCCACGCCGTCCTCACGGCCTCGCTCGCCGACCCGGCGGCGTGCTTCCTCGCGGTCGCCACGGACAGGCTCGTCAAATACTGCCGCCCCACCCTCGGCGGCGGGGACTGGACCACGCTGCGCGCCCCGGGGTTCCGCTACGACACGGCCTGCAGCGACCTCGTGTCCGTCGGCACCATGTTGTACCTCATGGACGAGCGGAGGAAGCTCTGGcgcgccgacctcgccgccgccgagcccaagGTGGAGCGCAGGGACACGTCGTTCGTGCTCCCGCCGGGGGAGAGGTGGCGCCACTACCTAGTCGAGTCGCTCGGCCACGTCCTCCTCGTGGTCTCGGACGATCACCACAAGCGCATCGGGCTCTACAGGCTCAACTGGGACGCGAGGCTCTGGGTGCCCATGCCCGCGAgtggcctcggccacggcgTGCTGCTGTTGGGCCGCGGGTGCTCCGCGGCCGTGCCAGCAtcggccgccgcgggccgcttgCCTGGCGCGGTTCTGGTGGTGCGCCAGCCATGGAGGTCGACCTTCCTGCACACGGGATTAAACTTCTCTGCTGATGTTGGAGGTGAGCAACCTTGGTTCTGGACGGAATCGCGGCTCGGAGCTGGACTGGACGATGATCAGTTGGTGATGAGGAAGACGGTGCCTCACCGGCCTGGCAAGTTCATCACCGGTGACTCGTTCTGGTTCTTCCCCGCCATTGATCAGAGTGATTGTCCATAG